A portion of the Flavobacterium limnophilum genome contains these proteins:
- a CDS encoding single-stranded DNA-binding protein produces the protein MNGTLNKVMLIGYLGEDVKMHYFDGGNCIGRFSLATNEVYINKTTNEKITSTEWHNLVVRNKAAEICEKYLSKGDKIYVEGRIKSRQWQAEDGSTKHTIEIQVTEFTFLTTKKGSEDKQIQSPETAKNTNFDPQNNDLPINDLPF, from the coding sequence ATGAACGGAACGTTAAATAAGGTTATGCTGATTGGTTATCTTGGCGAAGATGTTAAGATGCATTATTTCGATGGAGGAAATTGCATAGGAAGATTTTCTTTGGCAACAAATGAAGTCTATATCAACAAAACTACCAACGAAAAGATTACGTCCACCGAGTGGCACAATCTGGTTGTGCGCAATAAAGCCGCCGAAATTTGCGAAAAATACTTGTCAAAAGGAGATAAAATTTATGTCGAAGGACGAATAAAATCACGTCAGTGGCAGGCCGAAGACGGATCTACAAAACACACTATCGAGATTCAAGTCACCGAGTTTACTTTTTTGACAACAAAAAAAGGAAGCGAAGACAAGCAAATTCAAAGTCCCGAGACTGCAAAAAACACTAACTTTGACCCACAAAACAACGACTTGCCCATAAATGACTTGCCGTTTTGA
- the mutY gene encoding A/G-specific adenine glycosylase produces MIFSNVLIKWYLQNKRDLPWRKTDNPYLIWLSEIMLQQTRVAQGTPYFLSFTTAFPTVFDLAKVDEEQVLKLWQGLGYYSRARNLHKTAQYVANELSGKFPGNYNDLLKLKGVGEYTAAAIASFSYNELVPVVDGNVFRVLSRYFDVETDIASASAKKEFAALAFELMPKDNPALFNQAIMEFGALQCVPKNPNCDVCVFNTSCAALQKKKVDQLPVKLKKTKVRNRFFNYLVVSDENENTIIQKRTAKGIWHNLYEFPLIETETPEDFDFISANVQEEFFKYNTVISIEDCNDKSIIHKLSHQHLHIKFWKIKVDGTVENGVDATTLKTFPFPIVIFNFIETN; encoded by the coding sequence ATGATTTTTTCCAATGTCTTGATAAAATGGTATTTACAAAATAAACGCGATTTGCCCTGGCGCAAAACCGACAATCCATACCTAATTTGGCTCTCCGAAATAATGTTACAACAGACTCGAGTAGCGCAAGGAACGCCTTATTTTCTGTCTTTTACAACGGCTTTTCCAACCGTTTTTGACTTGGCCAAGGTCGATGAAGAACAAGTTTTGAAACTTTGGCAAGGTTTAGGTTATTATTCCCGTGCTCGAAATCTACACAAAACCGCTCAATACGTAGCTAATGAATTGTCTGGAAAATTCCCTGGCAATTATAATGACTTGTTGAAATTAAAAGGCGTTGGTGAATATACCGCCGCTGCGATTGCTTCTTTCTCCTATAATGAACTCGTTCCAGTGGTCGATGGAAACGTTTTTCGGGTTTTGTCTCGTTATTTTGATGTGGAAACCGATATTGCTTCGGCTTCCGCCAAAAAAGAGTTTGCCGCTTTGGCTTTCGAATTGATGCCTAAAGACAATCCGGCGCTTTTCAATCAAGCCATTATGGAATTTGGCGCTTTGCAATGTGTTCCTAAAAATCCCAATTGCGATGTTTGTGTTTTCAATACCAGTTGTGCCGCTTTACAAAAAAAGAAAGTCGATCAATTGCCTGTTAAATTAAAGAAGACTAAAGTCAGGAATCGATTCTTTAATTATCTCGTGGTTTCTGATGAGAATGAAAATACCATAATCCAAAAAAGAACCGCAAAAGGAATTTGGCACAATCTCTATGAATTTCCATTGATAGAAACGGAAACACCTGAAGATTTTGATTTTATTTCGGCCAACGTTCAAGAAGAATTTTTCAAATACAATACCGTAATAAGTATCGAAGATTGTAACGATAAAAGCATCATTCATAAATTATCGCACCAGCATTTGCACATCAAGTTTTGGAAAATAAAGGTTGACGGAACGGTTGAAAATGGAGTGGATGCAACAACTTTGAAAACATTTCCTTTCCCGATAGTGATTTTTAATTTTATCGAAACGAATTAA
- a CDS encoding HU family DNA-binding protein, producing the protein MTKADIVAKIAEKLGLEKGDVQATVETFMTEVKSSLEEGDNVYLRGFGSFIVKTRAEKTGRNISKNTTIKIPAHNIPAFKPAKVFVEGVKVNNEAK; encoded by the coding sequence ATGACGAAAGCAGATATCGTTGCAAAGATCGCAGAAAAATTAGGTCTTGAAAAAGGAGATGTTCAAGCAACAGTAGAGACCTTTATGACTGAAGTAAAAAGTTCATTAGAAGAAGGAGACAATGTTTATTTAAGAGGATTTGGAAGTTTCATTGTAAAAACAAGAGCTGAAAAAACTGGAAGAAATATTTCTAAAAACACTACAATTAAAATTCCTGCTCACAACATCCCTGCATTTAAACCTGCAAAAGTTTTTGTTGAAGGAGTAAAAGTTAATAACGAAGCAAAATAA
- a CDS encoding ribonuclease E/G encodes MNKELIIRSSSEAVDFALLKDGKLIELHKEQETSNFQVGDIFIAKIRKPVAGLNAAFVNVGFEKDAFLHYHDLGPNLASQLKFIKLVSAGKIKDFSLKNFQFEKEIDKDGSITEIINPNQSILVQVVKEPISTKGPRISAELSLAGRFIVLVPFSDRVSISQKIEDKKEKERLKRLVQAVKPKGFGVIVRTVAEGKSTVELEKDLQNLIERWTAMCKKLPTAHHPSKVLGELNRASSILRDVFNDTFSGIQIDDEELYHQTKDYLQEIAPSKTSIVKFYQSKDTPIFEKYNIERQIKTSFGKTVSMSKGAYLIIEHTEALHVIDVNSGNRSNKASNQEDTAMEVNMIAAAEIARQLRLRDMGGIIVIDFIDMSNPENRKVLFDFLREEMSDDKAKHKILPPSKFGLVQITRQRVRPEVNIKTREEDPNNIEGEIEAPIQIIDKIALDLESILKTHKDVVLNVHPFVAAYLTKGFPSIRSKWFFEHKKWVKIIPRDAYTYLEYHFYDKKKNVIIE; translated from the coding sequence GTGAATAAAGAATTAATCATTAGATCTAGTTCTGAAGCCGTAGATTTTGCCTTATTAAAAGATGGAAAACTAATTGAATTACACAAAGAACAAGAAACGAGCAACTTCCAGGTTGGCGATATTTTTATTGCCAAAATAAGAAAACCAGTTGCCGGACTAAACGCTGCTTTTGTAAACGTGGGCTTCGAAAAAGATGCTTTTTTACATTATCACGATTTGGGACCTAATCTTGCTTCCCAACTGAAATTCATAAAACTTGTAAGCGCAGGTAAAATAAAAGATTTCTCCCTAAAAAACTTTCAGTTTGAAAAAGAGATAGACAAAGATGGGTCGATAACAGAAATTATCAATCCCAACCAATCTATCTTAGTACAAGTCGTCAAAGAACCAATATCTACCAAAGGACCAAGGATTAGCGCCGAGCTTTCCCTTGCCGGAAGATTTATTGTTTTGGTTCCGTTTTCTGACCGTGTTTCTATTTCTCAAAAAATAGAAGACAAAAAAGAAAAGGAACGTTTGAAACGACTCGTTCAAGCCGTCAAACCAAAAGGATTTGGTGTTATTGTTCGCACAGTAGCCGAAGGCAAAAGCACAGTAGAATTAGAAAAAGATTTGCAGAACCTCATAGAGAGATGGACTGCAATGTGTAAAAAATTACCAACCGCCCATCATCCGTCCAAGGTATTAGGAGAGCTCAATAGAGCTTCATCAATATTGAGAGACGTCTTCAACGATACCTTTAGCGGTATCCAAATAGATGATGAAGAGTTGTACCACCAAACGAAGGATTATTTACAAGAAATAGCCCCTTCGAAAACATCGATTGTTAAGTTTTATCAATCCAAAGACACTCCAATTTTCGAGAAATACAATATAGAGAGACAAATCAAGACCTCCTTTGGAAAAACAGTTTCCATGAGTAAAGGTGCTTACCTTATTATCGAACACACCGAAGCTTTGCACGTCATCGACGTCAACAGCGGAAACCGTTCTAATAAAGCATCGAACCAAGAAGACACTGCCATGGAAGTCAATATGATTGCCGCCGCCGAAATCGCCAGACAATTGCGTCTTCGCGACATGGGTGGAATAATCGTAATTGATTTTATCGATATGTCCAATCCTGAAAATCGCAAAGTCCTGTTCGACTTCCTTAGAGAAGAAATGAGCGATGATAAAGCGAAACACAAAATCTTGCCTCCGAGTAAATTTGGATTAGTCCAGATTACCCGACAAAGAGTAAGACCGGAAGTCAACATCAAAACTAGAGAAGAAGATCCAAACAATATTGAAGGCGAAATCGAAGCGCCAATTCAAATCATTGACAAAATCGCTCTTGACCTAGAAAGCATACTAAAAACCCACAAAGATGTCGTGCTTAACGTGCATCCATTTGTGGCCGCATACCTTACCAAAGGTTTTCCATCGATACGTTCAAAATGGTTTTTTGAACATAAAAAATGGGTGAAAATCATACCGCGTGACGCTTACACGTATTTAGAATATCATTTCTACGACAAAAAGAAGAATGTTATTATAGAATAA
- the pbpC gene encoding penicillin-binding protein 1C — protein sequence MKNKLKAFSQRIINWIKQYKIKSLIAFVLLVVYYFSLPRTLFQEPYSTVIESKEGELLGAKIADDGQWRFPAQDSVPDKFKKCIVYFEDEYFYKHPGFNPVAMVNAFKENRKAGKVVRGGSTITQQVIRLSRKGKSRTYFEKIIEIILATRLELRDSKEEILDLYAAHAPFGGNVVGLEMASWRYFGVQSHQLSWAESATLAVLPNAPSLIYPGKNQQKLLRKRNHLLLKLHREGIIDRQTYELSIDEPLPQKPFDLPQIAPHLLQRVAKNQEGTRVKTTVEMALQNRVNQIAKQYYNQYKQNEVNNLAILVIDIANRNVISYVGNAPTDGNHQKDVDIISAPRSTGSILKPFLYAAMLDDGELLPNTLVADIPTQISGYTPQNFNLTFDGAVPAHRALSRSLNIPAVLMLQSFGVNKFYEELQKFKLSDISKQPNHYGLSLILGGAESNLWDLCRTYAGLSSTVDFFGKNQGRYRSKEFAELNYQNDFKTDFGMESFDKTILGAGSIWLTYNAMEEVNRPEGDEAWKFYDSSQKIAWKTGTSFGNRDAWAIGTNSRYVVGVWVGNASGEGRPSLTGVTSAAPILFDVFNLLPRQKWFEPPLNDLEEVEVCSLSGHLAQDDCSKIKQLVSLKGKTTSVCPYHKTVHLDKTGQYRVNSSCENIENIITKKWFVLPPVMEWYYKNQHIEYRPLPPFRGDCVSTQTTSMDFIYPKTNGKIYLTKNFNSEIQPVILKVAHSSRGVQLFWYVDNIYKGSTKTFHEMPITPSSGIHCITVEDEFGNEIRRKIVIVRE from the coding sequence TTGAAAAACAAACTGAAAGCGTTCTCGCAACGTATCATCAATTGGATAAAGCAGTATAAAATTAAATCATTAATTGCATTCGTGCTTTTGGTGGTTTATTATTTTTCGTTGCCCAGGACCTTGTTTCAAGAACCGTATTCCACGGTAATTGAAAGCAAAGAAGGAGAGCTGCTCGGAGCTAAAATAGCCGATGATGGCCAATGGCGGTTTCCTGCCCAAGACAGCGTTCCGGATAAATTCAAAAAGTGTATCGTTTATTTCGAAGACGAGTATTTCTACAAACACCCCGGATTCAATCCTGTGGCGATGGTCAATGCTTTTAAGGAAAACAGGAAAGCCGGCAAAGTGGTTCGCGGGGGAAGCACAATTACGCAACAGGTAATCCGCTTGTCCCGAAAAGGAAAAAGTAGGACGTATTTCGAGAAGATTATCGAAATTATCCTTGCCACACGATTGGAACTTCGAGATTCCAAAGAGGAAATTTTGGATTTGTATGCGGCCCACGCTCCTTTTGGAGGGAATGTCGTGGGTTTGGAAATGGCTTCTTGGCGGTATTTTGGCGTGCAATCCCATCAATTGTCTTGGGCAGAAAGTGCAACTTTGGCAGTGTTGCCCAATGCACCGAGCTTGATTTATCCTGGAAAGAATCAACAGAAACTGCTCCGAAAACGAAACCATCTTTTGTTGAAATTGCATCGCGAAGGGATTATCGACAGGCAAACGTATGAATTGTCGATTGACGAACCCTTGCCTCAAAAACCTTTTGATTTGCCCCAAATTGCACCCCATTTATTGCAGCGTGTGGCCAAAAACCAGGAAGGAACTCGGGTGAAAACCACGGTTGAAATGGCTTTGCAAAATAGGGTGAACCAAATTGCCAAGCAATATTACAACCAATACAAACAAAACGAAGTCAATAATTTGGCGATTTTAGTGATTGATATTGCCAACAGGAACGTGATAAGTTATGTGGGTAATGCGCCAACGGACGGAAACCATCAAAAGGATGTCGATATTATCAGTGCGCCAAGAAGCACCGGAAGTATCTTGAAACCGTTTTTGTATGCTGCAATGTTGGACGATGGCGAGTTGTTGCCAAACACTTTGGTTGCCGACATTCCCACCCAAATTTCTGGATACACGCCCCAGAATTTTAATCTCACTTTCGACGGAGCTGTTCCTGCACATCGGGCTTTGTCCCGTTCCTTGAATATTCCGGCGGTTTTGATGTTGCAAAGTTTCGGGGTAAACAAGTTTTACGAAGAATTACAAAAATTTAAATTGAGCGATATTTCAAAACAGCCAAACCATTACGGATTGTCCTTGATTCTGGGTGGTGCCGAAAGCAATTTGTGGGATTTGTGTCGAACCTATGCCGGTTTGTCTTCGACGGTTGATTTTTTTGGCAAAAATCAGGGAAGATATCGAAGCAAGGAATTTGCCGAATTGAATTACCAAAATGACTTCAAAACCGATTTTGGAATGGAAAGTTTCGACAAAACCATTTTGGGCGCAGGTTCTATTTGGTTGACCTATAATGCAATGGAAGAAGTGAATAGGCCGGAAGGAGACGAGGCTTGGAAGTTTTACGACAGCTCGCAGAAAATCGCCTGGAAAACGGGAACCAGTTTCGGGAATCGCGATGCTTGGGCAATCGGCACCAATTCGCGTTACGTTGTCGGTGTTTGGGTTGGAAATGCTTCTGGTGAGGGACGGCCAAGTTTGACCGGGGTTACTAGTGCGGCACCTATTTTATTCGACGTTTTTAATTTGTTGCCCAGACAAAAATGGTTTGAACCTCCGTTGAATGATTTGGAAGAAGTCGAGGTTTGTAGTTTGAGTGGTCATTTGGCGCAGGATGATTGTTCAAAAATTAAACAATTGGTTTCCTTGAAAGGAAAAACAACTTCGGTTTGTCCATATCATAAAACGGTTCATTTGGACAAAACGGGGCAATATCGGGTAAACAGCAGTTGTGAAAATATAGAAAATATCATTACCAAGAAATGGTTTGTACTGCCGCCGGTTATGGAATGGTATTATAAAAATCAACACATAGAGTATCGACCTTTGCCTCCTTTTCGGGGAGATTGTGTGTCGACCCAAACGACTTCGATGGATTTTATCTATCCAAAAACTAATGGAAAAATTTATTTGACCAAGAATTTCAATAGCGAAATTCAGCCGGTTATTTTAAAAGTTGCCCATTCGTCGAGAGGAGTCCAGTTGTTTTGGTATGTGGACAATATTTATAAAGGAAGCACGAAGACTTTTCACGAAATGCCGATTACACCCAGTTCAGGAATTCATTGCATTACGGTGGAGGACGAGTTTGGAAATGAAATCAGGAGAAAAATTGTGATTGTAAGGGAATGA